Proteins from a genomic interval of Amycolatopsis sp. cg13:
- a CDS encoding alpha/beta fold hydrolase, whose protein sequence is MKDLVCLHAAASSPATWEPLRPGLAELGFRLHTPALPGHRGGARLRSYPLTSFRDEVLRSLDGLARFTLVGHSLGAFVASMVAAEQPDRIERLVLEEMPVPPRDGDDLPPSRRRTALRALAFLRRKQFDPAMLRDALAGLRAPQPEWWTGLGSISAPTLILAGGPTSHLDQSRYALLEQALAEAKTVTIGVGHRIHSRAPDRWLSAVTEWL, encoded by the coding sequence GTGAAAGACCTGGTCTGCCTGCACGCCGCCGCGAGCAGCCCGGCAACGTGGGAGCCGCTGCGGCCCGGGCTGGCCGAGCTCGGGTTCCGCCTGCACACCCCGGCATTGCCCGGCCATCGCGGCGGCGCACGGCTCCGGTCCTATCCGCTGACGTCGTTCCGGGACGAAGTCCTGCGCTCACTGGACGGACTCGCGCGGTTCACCCTCGTCGGGCATTCGCTCGGCGCGTTCGTCGCATCCATGGTGGCCGCCGAACAGCCGGACCGGATCGAGCGGCTCGTCCTCGAAGAGATGCCGGTGCCCCCGCGCGACGGAGACGACCTGCCGCCGTCGCGACGCCGGACTGCCTTGCGCGCGCTCGCCTTCCTCCGCCGCAAGCAGTTCGATCCGGCGATGCTGCGCGACGCGCTCGCCGGCCTTCGCGCTCCGCAGCCCGAGTGGTGGACCGGCCTCGGGTCGATCAGCGCCCCGACCCTGATCCTGGCGGGCGGACCAACGAGTCACCTCGACCAATCCCGGTACGCCTTGCTCGAACAGGCATTAGCGGAGGCGAAAACGGTGACGATCGGCGTCGGGCACCGGATTCATTCCAGGGCACCGGATCGCTGGCTGTCCGCGGTGACGGAATGGCTCTGA
- a CDS encoding beta-ketoacyl-ACP synthase III, translated as MPGSRVTALGHYRPARVLTNSDLEGMVDTTDEWIRRRTGIATRRIADGSVADLATEAAAKALAAAGLEPGEIGLVVVATCSAIDRCPSIAAQVAGRLGIPAPVCFDLNNGCAGFCTALATADHAIQAGAARHALVVGAEKMSDVTDWTDRSTCVLLGDGAGAAILSAADVPAVGPVVWGSDPARRNLVRLVDEWQPAFAQDGQAVFRWATQELPAVAAEACRRAGIATTDLAGVVTHQANLRIIEALTGRLDLREDVVIGRDVVDSGNTSAASVPLALSTMVSRGELPPGEPVLLFAFGGGLSWAGQVVACP; from the coding sequence ATGCCCGGCTCCCGCGTCACCGCACTCGGCCACTACCGGCCCGCCCGCGTGCTGACCAACAGCGATCTGGAAGGCATGGTCGACACGACCGACGAGTGGATCCGCCGCCGCACCGGCATCGCCACCCGGCGCATCGCGGACGGCTCGGTCGCCGATCTGGCCACCGAGGCCGCGGCGAAAGCGCTGGCCGCGGCCGGTCTCGAGCCCGGCGAGATCGGCTTGGTCGTAGTCGCCACCTGCAGCGCGATCGACCGCTGCCCGTCGATCGCCGCTCAGGTCGCGGGCCGCTTGGGCATCCCGGCCCCGGTCTGTTTCGACCTCAACAACGGCTGCGCCGGCTTCTGCACCGCGCTGGCCACCGCCGACCACGCCATCCAGGCCGGAGCCGCCCGGCACGCGCTGGTCGTCGGCGCGGAGAAGATGTCCGACGTCACCGACTGGACCGACCGCAGCACCTGCGTCCTGCTCGGCGACGGCGCGGGTGCCGCCATCCTCAGCGCGGCCGACGTCCCGGCGGTCGGGCCGGTCGTCTGGGGCTCCGACCCGGCACGCCGGAACCTGGTCCGGCTCGTGGACGAATGGCAGCCGGCGTTCGCCCAGGACGGCCAGGCGGTGTTCCGCTGGGCCACGCAGGAACTGCCCGCCGTCGCGGCGGAAGCCTGCCGCCGCGCGGGCATCGCCACCACCGACCTCGCCGGAGTCGTCACCCACCAAGCCAACTTGCGCATCATCGAGGCGCTGACCGGCCGCCTCGACCTGCGCGAGGACGTGGTGATCGGCCGGGACGTGGTCGATTCGGGAAACACGTCGGCGGCGTCCGTCCCGCTCGCACTGTCCACAATGGTCTCGCGCGGCGAGCTGCCGCCGGGCGAGCCGGTGCTGCTCTTCGCCTTCGGCGGCGGGCTCTCGTGGGCGGGCCAGGTCGTGGCCTGTCCGTGA
- a CDS encoding TetR/AcrR family transcriptional regulator, producing the protein MSPRKSVAESRSTRQRILDLGLVLASAEGLEGLTIGRLAAELGMSKAGVIGHFGTKESLQLAVVEAAAELFVREVPEHARGVPRGLPYLRAACEAWISYLERELLPGGCFFTAAAAEFDGRDGPVRDAVVRMSAFWQRELRVNIWRAVSLEELPADTDIDQLLYEIVAIMLALNHFLQLHGDRQAPARARRALERLW; encoded by the coding sequence ATGAGTCCCCGGAAGTCCGTGGCCGAGTCCCGCTCGACCCGCCAGCGCATCCTCGACCTCGGCCTGGTGCTCGCCTCCGCGGAGGGCTTGGAGGGACTGACCATCGGGCGCCTCGCCGCCGAACTGGGGATGAGCAAGGCGGGCGTGATCGGGCACTTCGGCACCAAGGAGAGCCTGCAGCTCGCCGTGGTCGAGGCCGCGGCCGAGCTGTTCGTCCGCGAGGTGCCCGAACACGCCCGCGGAGTGCCGCGCGGCCTGCCGTATCTCCGCGCGGCCTGCGAGGCGTGGATCTCCTACCTGGAACGCGAACTGCTGCCCGGCGGCTGCTTCTTCACCGCGGCAGCGGCCGAGTTCGACGGCCGCGACGGACCGGTGCGCGACGCCGTCGTCAGGATGAGCGCGTTCTGGCAGCGGGAGCTGCGCGTCAACATCTGGCGCGCGGTGAGCCTGGAAGAGCTGCCCGCGGACACGGACATCGACCAGCTGCTCTACGAGATCGTCGCGATCATGTTGGCGCTCAACCATTTCCTGCAGCTGCACGGCGACCGCCAGGCCCCGGCCCGCGCGCGCCGTGCGCTGGAGCGGCTGTGGTGA
- a CDS encoding LysR substrate-binding domain-containing protein: MSEPSFTLVQLRYFEAAARHLSMTAASKELMVSQSAVSTAIAQLEKEMGVQFLLRHHARGLSLTTAGEEFYKRVLDFLAHGAELVETARQSGTDLVGTLTVGCFTTLAPFRLPSLLAEFESRHPRVHVSLREGEHKALKSALRAGETELAMLYGYDLDDDIDREVVGTAAPYALVSEDHRLARRKSRKVSLQELAEEPMVLLDLPHSREYLQSILSDAGVAPRVRHRTSGYETVRALVASGHGFALLNQRPPDDTTYAGASVVPLALTDDVPSLEIVLAAMRGVRLTRRAQEFRELCRVLYSDPGA, encoded by the coding sequence ATGAGCGAGCCTTCCTTCACCCTCGTGCAGCTGCGCTATTTCGAGGCGGCGGCGCGGCACTTGAGCATGACTGCCGCGTCGAAGGAGCTGATGGTGTCGCAGTCGGCTGTTTCGACGGCGATCGCGCAGCTGGAGAAGGAAATGGGCGTGCAGTTCCTGCTGCGCCACCACGCCCGCGGGCTGAGCCTGACCACCGCCGGCGAGGAGTTCTACAAGCGGGTGCTGGATTTCCTCGCACACGGCGCGGAGCTGGTCGAAACGGCCCGGCAATCCGGCACCGATCTGGTTGGGACGCTCACCGTCGGCTGCTTCACCACGCTCGCGCCGTTCCGCCTGCCGAGCCTGCTGGCCGAGTTCGAGTCCCGGCATCCGCGCGTCCACGTGTCGCTCCGCGAGGGTGAGCACAAGGCGCTCAAGAGTGCTTTGCGGGCGGGCGAGACCGAGCTGGCGATGCTGTACGGGTACGACCTCGACGACGACATCGACCGCGAGGTGGTCGGGACTGCCGCGCCGTACGCGCTTGTCTCCGAGGACCACCGGCTCGCTCGGCGGAAGAGCCGGAAGGTGTCGCTGCAGGAGCTGGCCGAGGAGCCGATGGTGCTGCTCGATCTGCCGCACAGCCGGGAGTATCTGCAGTCCATCCTCAGCGACGCTGGGGTGGCGCCGCGGGTTCGGCATCGGACGAGCGGGTACGAGACGGTGCGGGCGCTGGTGGCTTCCGGGCACGGGTTCGCGTTGCTCAACCAGCGTCCGCCGGACGACACCACTTACGCGGGGGCGAGCGTGGTGCCGCTTGCGCTGACGGATGACGTTCCGTCGCTGGAGATCGTCCTCGCCGCCATGCGCGGGGTGCGGCTTACTCGGCGGGCGCAGGAGTTCCGGGAGCTGTGCCGCGTGCTGTACTCCGACCCGGGAGCCTGA
- a CDS encoding primary-amine oxidase — MRQTAKNEETRMAHPLSRLTEDEVARNRALLADAGIATESTRFALVSLLEPPKAAVLAWQPGEPVDRRVRSLLLDRQTGAVREAVVSLTSGEVVADRAVDVVAEGQPPILHEEFDLVEKILWEDEAWNAAMRRRGIDEPRSVRISALSAGCFDIPGETGLRLVRCLAFLQLNKDDNLWAHPIDGVVAYVDLIAGRVHDLIDDGPADIPRTAYDYHLDGPTRDTQKPIVITQPEGPSFTVDDDVITWEKWQFRIGFNAVEGLTLHQIGFQDGERLRPVVYRASVAEMVVPYGDPSPVRFWQNYFDAGEYSLGKEANSLTLGCDCLGEIRYFDAVLHDDDGQPHTITNAICMHEEDAGVLWKHTDHYNGSVSTRRQRRLVISFFVTVGNYDYGFYWYLYLDGTIELECKATGIVFTSAFPADDPEYPWATEIAPGIGAPFHQHLFSARLDMMVDGLANAVDEIDVQRVPIGPDNPYGNAFTRKITRLAKESDAARLADGNLGRTWRISNPESRNALGQPVGYTLHPEGLPPLLADDASSIARRAAFTRKHLWVTAYAEDERFPAGEYVNQNDGKTGIDTWIQADRNLDGTDLVVWHTFGLTHYPRTEDWPIMPVDHTGFTLKPSGFFDANPALDTPAPKPQHPDCCH; from the coding sequence TTGCGACAGACCGCAAAGAATGAGGAGACGCGCATGGCCCACCCCCTCTCGCGCCTGACCGAAGACGAGGTCGCCCGCAACCGCGCGCTGCTGGCCGACGCCGGGATCGCGACCGAGAGCACCCGGTTCGCGCTCGTCTCGCTGCTCGAACCGCCGAAAGCGGCGGTGCTCGCCTGGCAGCCGGGCGAGCCGGTGGACCGGCGTGTCCGTTCGCTGCTGCTCGACCGGCAGACCGGGGCCGTGCGCGAGGCGGTCGTGTCGCTGACCAGCGGCGAGGTCGTGGCCGATCGGGCGGTGGACGTCGTGGCCGAGGGGCAGCCGCCGATCCTGCACGAAGAGTTCGACCTGGTCGAGAAGATCCTGTGGGAGGACGAGGCGTGGAACGCGGCCATGCGTCGCCGCGGCATCGACGAACCGCGCTCGGTCCGGATTTCCGCGCTCAGCGCCGGGTGCTTCGACATCCCCGGCGAAACCGGGCTCCGGCTCGTGCGCTGCCTCGCTTTCCTGCAGCTGAACAAGGACGACAACCTGTGGGCGCATCCGATCGACGGAGTCGTGGCCTACGTCGACCTGATCGCCGGCCGCGTGCACGACCTCATCGACGACGGCCCGGCCGACATCCCGCGCACTGCGTACGACTACCACCTCGACGGTCCGACGCGAGACACCCAGAAACCTATCGTGATCACCCAGCCCGAGGGCCCGAGCTTCACCGTCGACGACGATGTCATCACGTGGGAGAAATGGCAGTTCCGGATCGGCTTCAACGCGGTCGAAGGCCTTACCCTGCACCAAATCGGCTTCCAGGACGGCGAACGGCTGCGTCCGGTGGTCTATCGGGCGTCGGTGGCCGAGATGGTCGTTCCCTACGGCGATCCCAGCCCGGTCCGGTTCTGGCAGAACTACTTCGACGCGGGCGAGTATTCGCTGGGCAAGGAAGCCAACTCGCTGACCCTGGGTTGCGACTGTCTCGGCGAGATCCGCTATTTCGACGCGGTCCTGCATGACGACGACGGGCAGCCGCACACCATCACGAACGCGATCTGCATGCACGAGGAAGACGCTGGCGTGCTGTGGAAACACACTGACCACTACAACGGGAGTGTTTCGACCCGTCGGCAGCGGCGGCTGGTCATCTCGTTCTTCGTGACCGTCGGGAATTACGACTACGGCTTCTACTGGTATCTCTACCTCGACGGCACCATCGAACTCGAGTGCAAGGCCACCGGCATCGTCTTCACTTCGGCGTTCCCCGCTGATGACCCGGAGTATCCGTGGGCCACCGAAATCGCCCCGGGCATCGGCGCGCCGTTCCATCAGCACCTGTTCTCCGCGCGGCTGGACATGATGGTCGACGGCCTCGCCAACGCCGTCGACGAGATCGACGTCCAGCGCGTCCCGATCGGCCCGGACAACCCGTACGGCAACGCCTTCACCCGCAAGATCACCAGGCTGGCCAAGGAATCCGACGCCGCCCGGCTCGCCGACGGCAACCTCGGCCGCACCTGGCGGATCAGCAACCCGGAGTCCCGCAACGCGCTCGGCCAACCCGTCGGCTACACCCTGCACCCGGAGGGCCTGCCGCCGCTGCTGGCCGATGACGCGTCGTCGATCGCTCGCCGCGCCGCCTTCACGCGCAAACATCTGTGGGTCACCGCGTACGCCGAGGACGAGCGTTTCCCGGCGGGCGAGTACGTCAATCAGAACGACGGCAAGACCGGCATCGACACCTGGATCCAGGCCGACCGCAACCTCGACGGCACCGACCTCGTCGTCTGGCACACGTTCGGCCTCACGCATTACCCGCGCACCGAGGACTGGCCGATCATGCCCGTCGACCACACCGGCTTCACCCTCAAGCCGAGCGGATTCTTCGACGCCAACCCCGCGCTGGACACGCCCGCGCCGAAACCGCAGCATCCGGATTGCTGTCACTGA
- a CDS encoding TetR/AcrR family transcriptional regulator — MARPKDQAQRRDELVAAAGRAIRTRGLAGLRVRDVAEEAGLSAGSVSYYYPDLDDLLFELHRDAVDRFYWARARAAEAEDDPVRRLVRLVDAGLPAGEADPLSRVLYEMHVHAARNPAHAVLMTALWDREVSLYSAALAHGRDTGAFRLRSPAADIAANAVALEDAYGLHLAGRNTSLSAARVRALVLGYLAAETGRDLGQ; from the coding sequence GTGGCACGACCCAAGGACCAAGCGCAGCGGCGCGACGAACTGGTGGCGGCGGCCGGGCGCGCGATCCGGACGCGCGGGCTGGCCGGCCTCCGCGTGCGCGACGTCGCCGAGGAGGCCGGGCTGTCGGCGGGCTCGGTCAGCTACTACTACCCGGATCTCGACGACCTGCTGTTCGAGCTGCACCGCGACGCGGTCGACCGGTTCTACTGGGCGCGAGCGCGCGCGGCGGAGGCGGAGGACGACCCGGTCCGGCGGCTCGTGCGGCTGGTCGACGCGGGGCTTCCGGCCGGGGAGGCGGATCCGCTGAGCCGGGTGCTGTACGAAATGCACGTCCACGCGGCGCGCAATCCGGCGCACGCGGTGCTGATGACGGCGCTCTGGGATCGCGAGGTGTCGCTGTACTCGGCGGCGCTGGCGCACGGCCGGGACACGGGCGCGTTCCGGCTGCGGTCGCCTGCGGCGGACATCGCGGCGAACGCGGTAGCCCTGGAGGACGCGTACGGTTTGCACCTCGCCGGGCGCAACACCAGCTTGTCCGCGGCCAGGGTGCGGGCGCTGGTGCTGGGATATCTGGCCGCGGAAACCGGGCGGGACCTCGGTCAGTAG
- a CDS encoding aldehyde dehydrogenase family protein → MNHGDWVREAAQLQPRTAAFVDGDWLNAKSGKTFADVNPATGHPVAHVAEGGEDEIDAAVAAARRAFEDGRWSRLAAAERKKRLLKLADLVGAHGRELALCDTLDVGRPISDTFGMDVPATAECFAWYAEALDKRYDEVAPTPPGNFAAIRRVPLGVVGAVVPWNFPLDIAGWKLAPALAAGNSVVLKPAEQSPLSALRLAELAVEAGIPDGVLNVVPGFGETAGQALGRHPDVDVLAFTGSTPVGGLFLRYAGESNLKQVWLECGGKSPVVVFADADLDAAADLVAFGFCANSGQVCSATTRLLVHAPIADEFLARLREKVAAWVPGDPLDSATKLGPMIDEAAAARVLAAVEASSGTVVAGGTRRGAFLDPTIVTDLAADDPLVTEELFGPVLTKQTFESEADAIRLANDTPYGLAASVWTRDLARAHRVSDEIHAGTVSVNTVDALSTATPFGGFKQSGFGRDLSLHSFDKYTGLKTVWTAY, encoded by the coding sequence ATGAACCACGGCGACTGGGTGCGCGAGGCAGCACAGCTGCAGCCCCGTACCGCGGCCTTTGTGGACGGTGACTGGCTGAATGCCAAGTCCGGCAAGACTTTCGCCGACGTCAACCCGGCCACCGGGCACCCAGTCGCGCATGTGGCCGAGGGCGGCGAAGACGAGATCGACGCCGCCGTCGCGGCCGCTCGCCGGGCGTTCGAGGACGGACGCTGGTCCCGGCTCGCCGCGGCGGAACGCAAGAAGCGCCTGCTGAAGCTGGCCGACCTCGTGGGTGCGCACGGACGGGAACTGGCGCTCTGCGACACCCTCGACGTAGGCCGTCCGATCTCCGACACGTTCGGCATGGACGTTCCCGCGACCGCCGAGTGTTTCGCCTGGTACGCCGAAGCTCTCGACAAGCGTTACGACGAGGTCGCGCCCACTCCGCCAGGCAACTTCGCCGCGATCCGGCGCGTGCCGCTCGGGGTGGTGGGCGCGGTCGTGCCGTGGAATTTCCCGCTCGACATCGCCGGGTGGAAACTCGCCCCGGCGCTGGCCGCGGGCAACAGCGTCGTGCTCAAACCCGCCGAGCAATCCCCGCTGTCCGCGCTCCGGTTGGCGGAATTGGCCGTGGAGGCCGGGATTCCGGACGGGGTGCTCAACGTCGTGCCGGGCTTCGGCGAGACCGCGGGACAGGCCCTCGGGCGGCATCCGGACGTCGACGTCCTCGCCTTCACCGGATCGACGCCGGTCGGCGGGCTCTTCCTGCGCTACGCCGGGGAGTCGAACCTCAAGCAGGTCTGGCTCGAATGCGGCGGCAAGAGCCCGGTCGTCGTGTTCGCCGACGCGGATCTCGACGCCGCGGCCGACCTGGTCGCGTTCGGTTTCTGCGCGAACTCCGGGCAGGTCTGCTCTGCTACCACCCGCCTGCTTGTCCACGCGCCGATAGCCGACGAATTCCTTGCCCGGCTACGCGAAAAAGTCGCCGCGTGGGTGCCCGGGGATCCGCTGGACTCGGCCACGAAACTCGGTCCGATGATCGACGAGGCCGCCGCCGCCCGGGTGCTGGCTGCCGTCGAAGCGAGCAGTGGAACTGTCGTCGCGGGCGGCACCCGCCGGGGTGCGTTCCTGGACCCGACCATCGTCACCGATCTGGCCGCCGACGACCCGCTCGTCACCGAAGAACTGTTCGGACCGGTGCTCACCAAGCAAACCTTCGAATCCGAAGCGGACGCGATCCGGCTGGCGAACGACACTCCGTACGGCCTCGCCGCGTCAGTTTGGACCCGCGACCTTGCCCGCGCGCACCGCGTCTCGGATGAAATCCACGCCGGGACCGTCTCGGTGAACACAGTGGACGCACTCAGCACCGCGACCCCGTTCGGCGGCTTCAAGCAGTCCGGCTTCGGCCGCGACCTCTCCCTGCACTCGTTCGACAAGTACACCGGCCTCAAGACGGTCTGGACGGCCTACTGA
- the erm gene encoding 23S ribosomal RNA methyltransferase Erm translates to MSVQPFGGRHELGQNFLADPAVIAAVCTAANRTNGPLVELAAGDGALTVPLSRTGRPLTAVELDPRRARRLAQRTGENVEVVHGDLLRHRLPEVPHTVVGNLPFHLTTATLRRLFRQQHWELAVLLVQWEVARRRAGIGGASQMTAAWWPWFEFAVPARVPAHAFRPRPAVDGGILVITRRPKPLVPDQAGYQEFVREVFTGRGRGLGGILPRTGRLSGRAARAWLARQRLSPQALPRDLTAGQWASLWNLAQ, encoded by the coding sequence ATGTCTGTCCAGCCCTTCGGCGGACGGCACGAGCTCGGCCAGAACTTCCTGGCCGACCCCGCCGTCATCGCCGCTGTCTGCACCGCCGCCAACCGCACGAACGGTCCCCTCGTGGAACTCGCCGCGGGCGACGGCGCGCTGACCGTCCCGCTCAGCCGCACCGGCCGTCCGCTGACCGCCGTCGAACTCGATCCCCGCCGCGCCCGCCGCCTGGCGCAGCGGACCGGGGAGAACGTCGAGGTCGTCCACGGCGATCTGCTCCGGCACCGATTGCCCGAGGTCCCGCACACCGTCGTCGGCAACCTTCCTTTCCACCTCACCACCGCGACGCTGCGCCGGTTGTTCCGGCAGCAGCACTGGGAACTCGCGGTGCTGCTGGTGCAATGGGAAGTCGCCCGCCGCCGCGCCGGAATCGGCGGCGCGTCCCAGATGACCGCCGCCTGGTGGCCGTGGTTCGAGTTCGCGGTACCCGCCCGGGTCCCCGCGCACGCGTTCCGGCCGCGTCCGGCCGTGGACGGCGGGATCCTCGTGATCACCCGCCGCCCCAAGCCGCTTGTCCCCGACCAGGCCGGTTACCAGGAGTTCGTCCGCGAAGTCTTCACCGGACGCGGTCGCGGACTCGGCGGGATCCTGCCGCGCACCGGGCGCCTCAGCGGCCGCGCGGCCCGGGCTTGGCTTGCCCGGCAACGACTGTCGCCGCAAGCGCTCCCCCGCGATCTGACCGCCGGACAGTGGGCCTCCCTCTGGAACCTGGCGCAGTGA
- a CDS encoding DUF2382 domain-containing protein translates to MVRAMQPQDLVDSTVVDNSGSKIGKVGTVYLADDTRRPEWVTVKTGLFGQKESFVPLSGAGMENDGLHVQVAKDQVSDAPRIDAEGHLSEKESVELYKYYGLPAPRAGNGENVSGGRNTGRDMAAGGMAAGGAAGRGRDAAAGGTAGKEHATGHDTAAAKGGRHETTDTGDMVRSEERLRVGTEEVETGHVRLRKYVVTEDEQVTVPVTHEEVRVEREPITDAKAAGKAEIGEAEQDVVLHAEKPVVQKETVPVERVRLGTEQVTEEQTVQGKVRKEQIDIDDDTRRGKKS, encoded by the coding sequence ATGGTACGCGCAATGCAGCCGCAAGATCTCGTCGACAGCACCGTGGTGGACAATTCGGGCAGCAAAATCGGCAAGGTCGGCACGGTGTATCTCGCCGACGACACGCGGCGGCCGGAGTGGGTGACGGTGAAAACCGGGCTGTTCGGCCAGAAGGAGAGCTTCGTGCCGCTGTCGGGGGCGGGCATGGAGAACGACGGCTTGCACGTGCAGGTGGCGAAGGACCAGGTGTCCGACGCGCCGCGCATCGACGCCGAAGGCCACCTGTCCGAAAAGGAAAGCGTCGAGCTGTACAAGTACTACGGCTTGCCGGCTCCGCGGGCCGGGAACGGCGAAAACGTCAGCGGCGGCCGGAACACCGGGCGCGACATGGCGGCCGGCGGTATGGCTGCTGGCGGTGCGGCAGGCCGGGGCCGTGATGCGGCGGCAGGCGGCACCGCGGGCAAGGAACACGCGACCGGCCATGACACCGCCGCGGCCAAGGGCGGCCGCCACGAGACGACCGATACCGGCGACATGGTGCGCTCGGAGGAGCGGCTGAGGGTCGGCACCGAGGAGGTCGAAACCGGCCACGTCCGGCTGCGCAAGTACGTGGTGACCGAGGACGAGCAGGTGACCGTGCCGGTCACGCACGAGGAAGTGCGCGTCGAGCGGGAGCCGATCACCGACGCCAAGGCCGCGGGCAAGGCCGAGATCGGCGAGGCGGAGCAGGACGTCGTGCTGCACGCCGAGAAGCCGGTGGTGCAGAAGGAAACCGTCCCGGTGGAGCGGGTGCGCCTCGGCACCGAGCAGGTGACTGAGGAACAGACCGTCCAGGGGAAGGTCCGCAAGGAGCAGATCGACATCGACGACGACACGCGACGGGGCAAGAAGTCCTGA